In one Parambassis ranga chromosome 6, fParRan2.1, whole genome shotgun sequence genomic region, the following are encoded:
- the l3mbtl2 gene encoding lethal(3)malignant brain tumor-like protein 2 isoform X2, which produces MPYHCVAYGCGKTAEDGVTLFKFPKDPEEFRKWEKQVQRTRTQWVATSSSHLCSEHFGKEYFESRTPTCGLKLRPGAAPTVFLRPHCSLCSGAGCSGCLPAIQRRNTTAEAGCNETAPMHLDRGPNKEPLTGGGSKPGEKKKSEQPVRCEMCKTVGNFSTFFSRSKRFCSASCSRSYSSNSKTSSILARLQGRPPTKKAVVLNKVHKAPPVTAGVNHAPGFDWGAYLERETSLAASVFCFRHAPLWAHWDNIAVGMKVEVLNTNGILPSKVYWIATVIQIAGYKALLRYEGFEHDSSHDFWCSLVSGEINPIGWCAMTSKLLVPPQDVNPDIADWKEYLMKKLVGANTLPVDFYLKLTDDMKSSFKIGMRVEVVDPKHVSRTRVAVIDSIIGGRLRLVYTDQSDAPVNVVSDFWCHMWSPLLHPIGWSKKVGHSIKAPANSTEASSGLKGSFDSAFTLFKKPRFVYMGGSFFEEGMKLEAIDPLNLGSICVATVHKVLFDGYLMVGIDGTISNIGSDWFCYHASSHAILPVGFCTKHNIPLTVPQGYDSQTFTWENYLKETKAKAAPARLFNTDYPGHRFNPNLKLEAVDLMEPRLVCVATVKRCVGRLLLIHFDGWEDEFDQWVDHESPDIYPVGWCDLMGYQLQPPPGLVEAFENPVERNKKCKTYVYGKRKKKHSRKRLSQDHATEDNEVINAKSTNPLPSSEPLTQPKTEPEEQEMQVKVEEMEAPIDPPENPPQVSMERIKQEEGGHQSKPDQTSGQSSSDKEAHEPMEQTAEDTGEERGSLEESITGESSMEQSEAEIQHVDEDEGGQENDSTMEETLESTTEHDTTGEPEAMLK; this is translated from the exons ATGCCCTACCACTGTGTGGCCTATGGATGTGGCAAAACCGCAGAAGATGGTGTGACACTGTTCAAATTCCCTAAGGATCCAGAGGAGTTCCGCAAATGGGAAAAACAGGTCCAGCGCACTCGCACACAGTGGGTTGCCACATCCAGCTCTCACCTATGTAGTGAGCATTTTGGCAAGGAGTACTTTGAATCCCGAACACCTACATGTGGTCTGAAGCTAAGACCAGGAGCTGCTCCGACAGTGTTTCTACGTCCGCACTGTTCCCTCTGCAGCGGAGCAGGATGCAGTGGCTGTCTGCCTGCTATCCAACGACGGAACACCACAGCTGAG GCCGGATGCAATGAAACGGCACCTATGCACTTAGACAGAGGACCTAACAAGGAACCTCTGACAGGAGGTGGGTCAAAGCcgggggagaaaaagaaaagtgaacaACCAG tgCGGTGTGAGATGTGTAAAACAGTTGGCAATTTTAGCACCTTTTTTTCAAGGTCAAAACGTTTCTGCAGTGCGTCTTGCTCACGTTCATATTCATCAAATTCCAAGACGTCCTCCATTTTGGCACGTTTACAG GGAAGGCCTCCCACAAAAAAGGCTGTTGTGCTGAATAAAGTGCACAAAGCCCCCCCAGTGACAGCAGGAGTGAATCATG CTCCTGGTTTTGACTGGGGTGCCTACTTGGAGAGGGAAACATCTCTGGCTGCATCCGTCTTCTGCTTCAGACAT GCTCCACTTTGGGCCCACTGGGACAACATCGCTGTAGGGATGAAAGTGGAGGTCCTGAACACTAATGGAATTCTTCCCAGTAAAGTGTACTGGATTGCTACAGTCATCCAGATCGCAG GTTACAAAGCTCTGTTGAGATATGAAGGCTTTGAGCATGACAGCAGCCATGACTTCTGGTGCAGCCTCGTTTCTGGAGAGATCAATCCGATTGGCTGGTGTGCCATGACGAGCAAGCTGCTGGTTCCTCCACAAG atgtgAATCCAGACATCGCAGACTGGAAAGAATATTTGATGAAAAAGCTTGTGGGGGCCaacacacttcctgttgacTTCTACCTGAAG cTGACAGACGACATGAAGTCCTCTTTCAAAATAGGCATGCGAGTGGAGGTGGTAGACCCCAAGCATGTGAGCCGCACCCGCGTGGCTGTCATAGACTCCATCATTGGTGGCCGGCTGCGGCTGGTGTACACCGACCAAAGTGACGCTCCTGTGAATGTCGTCTCTGATTTCTGGTGCCACATGTGGAGTCCTCTCCTGCACCCAATAGGCTGGTCCAAAAAAGTGGGTCACAGCATTAAAGCACCCG caaaCTCCACTGAGGCTTCCAGTGGTCTGAAGGGTAGCTTTGACAGTGCATTCACACTTTTTAAAAAG CCTAGATTTGTCTACATGGGAGGCAGTTTCTTTGAAGAAGGAATGAAGCTGGAGGCCATTGACCCGCTCAACCTCGGAAGCATCTGTGTGGCCACTGTACACAAA GTGCTGTTTGATGGCTACCTGATGGTGGGTATTGATGGCACCATATCAAACATAGGCTCAGACTGGTTTTGTTACCATGCTTCCTCACATGCTATCCTTCCAGTGGGGTTCTGTACAAAACACAACATCCCTCTTACTGTGCCTCAAG GGTATGATTCTCAGACCTTCACCTGGGAAAACTACCTGAAGGAGACAAAGGCAAAAGCGGCACCAGCAAGACTGTTCAACACT GACTATCCAGGTCACCGCTTCAACCCAAACCTGAAGTTGGAGGCAGTGGACTTGATGGAGCCACGACTGGTATGTGTGGCTACTGTGAAGCGCTGTGTGGGTCGCCTGCTGCTTATTCACTTCGACGGCTGGGAGGATGAGTTTGACCAGTGGGTCGATCACGAGTCTCCGGACATCTACCCGGTTGGATGGTGTGATCTGATGGGCTACCAGCTCCAGCCTCCTCCTGGGCTTg TTGAAGCATTTGAAAACCCAGTGGAACGAAACAAGAAATGCAAGACTTATGTGTATGGGAAAAGAA AAAAAAAGCACTCAAGGAAGAGGCTGTCTCAGGATCATGCTACAGAAGATAATGAGGTCATTAACGCTAAAAGTACAAACCCCCTTCCTTCATCAGAACCACTCACCCAACCCAAGACCGaaccagaggagcaggaga TGCAGGTAAAagtggaggagatggaggccCCTATTGATCCACCAGAAAACCCTCCACAAGTCTCAATGGAGCGAATcaaacaggaggagggaggacacCAGAGTAAGCCAGATCAGACGTCAGGGCAGAGCAGCTCCGACAAGGAAGCACATGAACCGATGGAGCAGACCGCagaagacacaggtgaagagCGTGGATCACTGGAAGAAAGCATTACTGGTGAAAGCAGCATGGAGCAAAGTGAAGCTGAAATACAACATGTGGACGAAGACGAGGGGGGCCAAGAAAATGACAGTACCATGGAAGAAACATTGGAGAGCACAACAGAGCATGACACTACAGGAGAACCTGAAGCAATGCTGAAATGA
- the l3mbtl2 gene encoding lethal(3)malignant brain tumor-like protein 2 isoform X1 — protein sequence MPYHCVAYGCGKTAEDGVTLFKFPKDPEEFRKWEKQVQRTRTQWVATSSSHLCSEHFGKEYFESRTPTCGLKLRPGAAPTVFLRPHCSLCSGAGCSGCLPAIQRRNTTAEAGCNETAPMHLDRGPNKEPLTGGGSKPGEKKKSEQPVRCEMCKTVGNFSTFFSRSKRFCSASCSRSYSSNSKTSSILARLQGRPPTKKAVVLNKVHKAPPVTAGVNHAPGFDWGAYLERETSLAASVFCFRHAPLWAHWDNIAVGMKVEVLNTNGILPSKVYWIATVIQIAGYKALLRYEGFEHDSSHDFWCSLVSGEINPIGWCAMTSKLLVPPQDVNPDIADWKEYLMKKLVGANTLPVDFYLKLTDDMKSSFKIGMRVEVVDPKHVSRTRVAVIDSIIGGRLRLVYTDQSDAPVNVVSDFWCHMWSPLLHPIGWSKKVGHSIKAPANSTEASSGLKGSFDSAFTLFKKPRFVYMGGSFFEEGMKLEAIDPLNLGSICVATVHKVLFDGYLMVGIDGTISNIGSDWFCYHASSHAILPVGFCTKHNIPLTVPQGYDSQTFTWENYLKETKAKAAPARLFNTDYPGHRFNPNLKLEAVDLMEPRLVCVATVKRCVGRLLLIHFDGWEDEFDQWVDHESPDIYPVGWCDLMGYQLQPPPGLVEAFENPVERNKKCKTYVYGKRKKKHSRKRLSQDHATEDNEVINAKSTNPLPSSEPLTQPKTEPEEQEISTVQVKVEEMEAPIDPPENPPQVSMERIKQEEGGHQSKPDQTSGQSSSDKEAHEPMEQTAEDTGEERGSLEESITGESSMEQSEAEIQHVDEDEGGQENDSTMEETLESTTEHDTTGEPEAMLK from the exons ATGCCCTACCACTGTGTGGCCTATGGATGTGGCAAAACCGCAGAAGATGGTGTGACACTGTTCAAATTCCCTAAGGATCCAGAGGAGTTCCGCAAATGGGAAAAACAGGTCCAGCGCACTCGCACACAGTGGGTTGCCACATCCAGCTCTCACCTATGTAGTGAGCATTTTGGCAAGGAGTACTTTGAATCCCGAACACCTACATGTGGTCTGAAGCTAAGACCAGGAGCTGCTCCGACAGTGTTTCTACGTCCGCACTGTTCCCTCTGCAGCGGAGCAGGATGCAGTGGCTGTCTGCCTGCTATCCAACGACGGAACACCACAGCTGAG GCCGGATGCAATGAAACGGCACCTATGCACTTAGACAGAGGACCTAACAAGGAACCTCTGACAGGAGGTGGGTCAAAGCcgggggagaaaaagaaaagtgaacaACCAG tgCGGTGTGAGATGTGTAAAACAGTTGGCAATTTTAGCACCTTTTTTTCAAGGTCAAAACGTTTCTGCAGTGCGTCTTGCTCACGTTCATATTCATCAAATTCCAAGACGTCCTCCATTTTGGCACGTTTACAG GGAAGGCCTCCCACAAAAAAGGCTGTTGTGCTGAATAAAGTGCACAAAGCCCCCCCAGTGACAGCAGGAGTGAATCATG CTCCTGGTTTTGACTGGGGTGCCTACTTGGAGAGGGAAACATCTCTGGCTGCATCCGTCTTCTGCTTCAGACAT GCTCCACTTTGGGCCCACTGGGACAACATCGCTGTAGGGATGAAAGTGGAGGTCCTGAACACTAATGGAATTCTTCCCAGTAAAGTGTACTGGATTGCTACAGTCATCCAGATCGCAG GTTACAAAGCTCTGTTGAGATATGAAGGCTTTGAGCATGACAGCAGCCATGACTTCTGGTGCAGCCTCGTTTCTGGAGAGATCAATCCGATTGGCTGGTGTGCCATGACGAGCAAGCTGCTGGTTCCTCCACAAG atgtgAATCCAGACATCGCAGACTGGAAAGAATATTTGATGAAAAAGCTTGTGGGGGCCaacacacttcctgttgacTTCTACCTGAAG cTGACAGACGACATGAAGTCCTCTTTCAAAATAGGCATGCGAGTGGAGGTGGTAGACCCCAAGCATGTGAGCCGCACCCGCGTGGCTGTCATAGACTCCATCATTGGTGGCCGGCTGCGGCTGGTGTACACCGACCAAAGTGACGCTCCTGTGAATGTCGTCTCTGATTTCTGGTGCCACATGTGGAGTCCTCTCCTGCACCCAATAGGCTGGTCCAAAAAAGTGGGTCACAGCATTAAAGCACCCG caaaCTCCACTGAGGCTTCCAGTGGTCTGAAGGGTAGCTTTGACAGTGCATTCACACTTTTTAAAAAG CCTAGATTTGTCTACATGGGAGGCAGTTTCTTTGAAGAAGGAATGAAGCTGGAGGCCATTGACCCGCTCAACCTCGGAAGCATCTGTGTGGCCACTGTACACAAA GTGCTGTTTGATGGCTACCTGATGGTGGGTATTGATGGCACCATATCAAACATAGGCTCAGACTGGTTTTGTTACCATGCTTCCTCACATGCTATCCTTCCAGTGGGGTTCTGTACAAAACACAACATCCCTCTTACTGTGCCTCAAG GGTATGATTCTCAGACCTTCACCTGGGAAAACTACCTGAAGGAGACAAAGGCAAAAGCGGCACCAGCAAGACTGTTCAACACT GACTATCCAGGTCACCGCTTCAACCCAAACCTGAAGTTGGAGGCAGTGGACTTGATGGAGCCACGACTGGTATGTGTGGCTACTGTGAAGCGCTGTGTGGGTCGCCTGCTGCTTATTCACTTCGACGGCTGGGAGGATGAGTTTGACCAGTGGGTCGATCACGAGTCTCCGGACATCTACCCGGTTGGATGGTGTGATCTGATGGGCTACCAGCTCCAGCCTCCTCCTGGGCTTg TTGAAGCATTTGAAAACCCAGTGGAACGAAACAAGAAATGCAAGACTTATGTGTATGGGAAAAGAA AAAAAAAGCACTCAAGGAAGAGGCTGTCTCAGGATCATGCTACAGAAGATAATGAGGTCATTAACGCTAAAAGTACAAACCCCCTTCCTTCATCAGAACCACTCACCCAACCCAAGACCGaaccagaggagcaggaga TCTCTACAGTGCAGGTAAAagtggaggagatggaggccCCTATTGATCCACCAGAAAACCCTCCACAAGTCTCAATGGAGCGAATcaaacaggaggagggaggacacCAGAGTAAGCCAGATCAGACGTCAGGGCAGAGCAGCTCCGACAAGGAAGCACATGAACCGATGGAGCAGACCGCagaagacacaggtgaagagCGTGGATCACTGGAAGAAAGCATTACTGGTGAAAGCAGCATGGAGCAAAGTGAAGCTGAAATACAACATGTGGACGAAGACGAGGGGGGCCAAGAAAATGACAGTACCATGGAAGAAACATTGGAGAGCACAACAGAGCATGACACTACAGGAGAACCTGAAGCAATGCTGAAATGA
- the l3mbtl2 gene encoding lethal(3)malignant brain tumor-like protein 2 isoform X3 gives MVHKCCVDSCYNVKRPNLAFHRFPFCNPERLRQWLCTLNMDVNTPLHVLVKLFVCQKHFQPEDYCMMENSNRRGRLLKNTAVPTQFINAHTSETDQHSDIYMEQAGRPPTKKAVVLNKVHKAPPVTAGVNHAPGFDWGAYLERETSLAASVFCFRHAPLWAHWDNIAVGMKVEVLNTNGILPSKVYWIATVIQIAGYKALLRYEGFEHDSSHDFWCSLVSGEINPIGWCAMTSKLLVPPQDVNPDIADWKEYLMKKLVGANTLPVDFYLKLTDDMKSSFKIGMRVEVVDPKHVSRTRVAVIDSIIGGRLRLVYTDQSDAPVNVVSDFWCHMWSPLLHPIGWSKKVGHSIKAPANSTEASSGLKGSFDSAFTLFKKPRFVYMGGSFFEEGMKLEAIDPLNLGSICVATVHKVLFDGYLMVGIDGTISNIGSDWFCYHASSHAILPVGFCTKHNIPLTVPQGYDSQTFTWENYLKETKAKAAPARLFNTDYPGHRFNPNLKLEAVDLMEPRLVCVATVKRCVGRLLLIHFDGWEDEFDQWVDHESPDIYPVGWCDLMGYQLQPPPGLVEAFENPVERNKKCKTYVYGKRKKKHSRKRLSQDHATEDNEVINAKSTNPLPSSEPLTQPKTEPEEQEISTVQVKVEEMEAPIDPPENPPQVSMERIKQEEGGHQSKPDQTSGQSSSDKEAHEPMEQTAEDTGEERGSLEESITGESSMEQSEAEIQHVDEDEGGQENDSTMEETLESTTEHDTTGEPEAMLK, from the exons ATGGTTCACAAATGCTGCGTCGATAGCTGCTACAACGTAAAGCGGCCTAACCTCGCCTTCCACCGGTTCCCATTCTGCAACCCAGAGAGGCTGAGGCAATGGCTGTGTACTCTGAACATGGACGTAAACACGCCCCTCCACGTCCTCGTCAAGCTTTTTGTCTGCCAGAAGCACTTTCAGCCGGAGGACTACTGCATGATGGAGAACTCGAACCGTAGGGGACGCCTCCTTAAAAACACCGCCGTGCCCACACAGTTCATAAAcgcacacacctcagagacagatcAGCACTCAGACATTTATATGGAGCAGGCG GGAAGGCCTCCCACAAAAAAGGCTGTTGTGCTGAATAAAGTGCACAAAGCCCCCCCAGTGACAGCAGGAGTGAATCATG CTCCTGGTTTTGACTGGGGTGCCTACTTGGAGAGGGAAACATCTCTGGCTGCATCCGTCTTCTGCTTCAGACAT GCTCCACTTTGGGCCCACTGGGACAACATCGCTGTAGGGATGAAAGTGGAGGTCCTGAACACTAATGGAATTCTTCCCAGTAAAGTGTACTGGATTGCTACAGTCATCCAGATCGCAG GTTACAAAGCTCTGTTGAGATATGAAGGCTTTGAGCATGACAGCAGCCATGACTTCTGGTGCAGCCTCGTTTCTGGAGAGATCAATCCGATTGGCTGGTGTGCCATGACGAGCAAGCTGCTGGTTCCTCCACAAG atgtgAATCCAGACATCGCAGACTGGAAAGAATATTTGATGAAAAAGCTTGTGGGGGCCaacacacttcctgttgacTTCTACCTGAAG cTGACAGACGACATGAAGTCCTCTTTCAAAATAGGCATGCGAGTGGAGGTGGTAGACCCCAAGCATGTGAGCCGCACCCGCGTGGCTGTCATAGACTCCATCATTGGTGGCCGGCTGCGGCTGGTGTACACCGACCAAAGTGACGCTCCTGTGAATGTCGTCTCTGATTTCTGGTGCCACATGTGGAGTCCTCTCCTGCACCCAATAGGCTGGTCCAAAAAAGTGGGTCACAGCATTAAAGCACCCG caaaCTCCACTGAGGCTTCCAGTGGTCTGAAGGGTAGCTTTGACAGTGCATTCACACTTTTTAAAAAG CCTAGATTTGTCTACATGGGAGGCAGTTTCTTTGAAGAAGGAATGAAGCTGGAGGCCATTGACCCGCTCAACCTCGGAAGCATCTGTGTGGCCACTGTACACAAA GTGCTGTTTGATGGCTACCTGATGGTGGGTATTGATGGCACCATATCAAACATAGGCTCAGACTGGTTTTGTTACCATGCTTCCTCACATGCTATCCTTCCAGTGGGGTTCTGTACAAAACACAACATCCCTCTTACTGTGCCTCAAG GGTATGATTCTCAGACCTTCACCTGGGAAAACTACCTGAAGGAGACAAAGGCAAAAGCGGCACCAGCAAGACTGTTCAACACT GACTATCCAGGTCACCGCTTCAACCCAAACCTGAAGTTGGAGGCAGTGGACTTGATGGAGCCACGACTGGTATGTGTGGCTACTGTGAAGCGCTGTGTGGGTCGCCTGCTGCTTATTCACTTCGACGGCTGGGAGGATGAGTTTGACCAGTGGGTCGATCACGAGTCTCCGGACATCTACCCGGTTGGATGGTGTGATCTGATGGGCTACCAGCTCCAGCCTCCTCCTGGGCTTg TTGAAGCATTTGAAAACCCAGTGGAACGAAACAAGAAATGCAAGACTTATGTGTATGGGAAAAGAA AAAAAAAGCACTCAAGGAAGAGGCTGTCTCAGGATCATGCTACAGAAGATAATGAGGTCATTAACGCTAAAAGTACAAACCCCCTTCCTTCATCAGAACCACTCACCCAACCCAAGACCGaaccagaggagcaggaga TCTCTACAGTGCAGGTAAAagtggaggagatggaggccCCTATTGATCCACCAGAAAACCCTCCACAAGTCTCAATGGAGCGAATcaaacaggaggagggaggacacCAGAGTAAGCCAGATCAGACGTCAGGGCAGAGCAGCTCCGACAAGGAAGCACATGAACCGATGGAGCAGACCGCagaagacacaggtgaagagCGTGGATCACTGGAAGAAAGCATTACTGGTGAAAGCAGCATGGAGCAAAGTGAAGCTGAAATACAACATGTGGACGAAGACGAGGGGGGCCAAGAAAATGACAGTACCATGGAAGAAACATTGGAGAGCACAACAGAGCATGACACTACAGGAGAACCTGAAGCAATGCTGAAATGA